The segment TTGCCACCGAAGCACATGCGCGCGAAAACCAGTTACGGGCGCTCGTCGTGATTGGCGAAGGCCGCGCCTTTTCAACCGGTATTGATACCTCGGCCTTTGGCGGCGTGGTCTTTAACGGACACGAACATGAGCCCATGCCCGAGGTGGTGGCCGACGATGATCCTATGGTGTCCATTATCCAGGGTTTTCAGGAAGCCTTCACCTGGCTTGAGGAAGCCCCCTATCCGACTATTGCCGCGGCCCGGGGCTATGCTCTGGGTGCGGGCCTGCAGATGGCGCTGGCCTGCGATATCCG is part of the Gemmatimonadota bacterium genome and harbors:
- a CDS encoding enoyl-CoA hydratase/isomerase family protein; translation: MTQGEAVRYEQVGHIGWLRLNRAEKLNAMTPQMWQALQELGQTLATEAHARENQLRALVVIGEGRAFSTGIDTSAFGGVVFNGHEHEPMPEVVADDDPMVSIIQGFQEAFTWLEEAPYPTIAAARGYALGAGLQMALACDIR